The Paenibacillus sp. genome has a window encoding:
- a CDS encoding TetR/AcrR family transcriptional regulator has translation MSPRAGLDMQTIVKTAADVADEQGWEQVSLGELAKRLNVRTPSLYNHIEGLPALRQRLAIHGLGRLLERMTAAAVGRSGDEAVMAMSEAYLAFARAHPGLYEATFRAPKPDDPEFGRAQSAVVELVLQVLRPYGLSDAATLHTIRGLRSILHGFASIERSGGFGMPLDTDESFRLLLGTFLAGVHAAAKKEQP, from the coding sequence ATGTCGCCAAGAGCGGGATTGGATATGCAAACGATCGTGAAGACGGCGGCCGATGTGGCCGACGAGCAAGGCTGGGAACAAGTCTCCCTCGGGGAGCTGGCCAAACGGCTGAACGTGCGCACCCCGTCGCTGTATAACCATATCGAAGGGCTGCCCGCGCTGCGGCAGCGGCTGGCGATTCACGGACTCGGCCGGCTGCTCGAACGGATGACCGCGGCCGCGGTCGGGCGCTCCGGCGACGAGGCGGTCATGGCGATGAGCGAGGCGTACCTCGCCTTCGCGCGGGCGCATCCAGGACTGTACGAAGCGACGTTCCGGGCGCCGAAGCCGGACGATCCGGAGTTCGGCCGGGCGCAGAGCGCCGTCGTCGAGCTGGTGCTGCAGGTGCTGCGGCCGTACGGCTTAAGCGATGCGGCGACGCTGCATACGATCCGAGGGCTGCGGAGCATCCTGCACGGCTTCGCGTCGATCGAGCGCTCGGGCGGCTTCGGGATGCCGCTCGATACGGACGAGAGCTTCCGGCTGCTGCTCGGCACGTTCCTCGCCGGCGTGCACGCCGCGGCGAAGAAGGAGCAGCCATGA
- a CDS encoding YrdB family protein has translation MTAAWLEGAKALNLAARFGLELCALAAVGYWGFRAGGGGLRGAAFAVAAVAALAAFWGLLGSPNAPVALPPAAHALVELTAFGLPAALLFAAGKPGLAAAYAAAAIVNRLLMAVWNQ, from the coding sequence ATGACGGCGGCGTGGCTGGAAGGCGCGAAGGCGCTCAATCTCGCCGCGCGCTTCGGCCTCGAGCTGTGCGCGCTGGCGGCGGTCGGCTACTGGGGCTTCCGGGCCGGGGGCGGCGGGCTGCGAGGCGCTGCGTTCGCCGTCGCCGCCGTCGCCGCGCTCGCCGCGTTCTGGGGGCTGCTCGGCTCGCCGAACGCGCCGGTCGCGCTGCCGCCGGCCGCGCATGCGCTCGTCGAGCTGACCGCGTTCGGTCTCCCGGCGGCGCTGCTGTTCGCCGCCGGGAAGCCCGGTCTCGCCGCTGCGTACGCGGCGGCCGCGATCGTCAACCGGCTGCTGATGGCGGTCTGGAACCAGTAA
- the yunB gene encoding sporulation protein YunB has translation MPRRRFRSHARKPFSKKSIFALTMLISFVLTLQSFLFLEHNLKEPLMSVARIRVKQVAADAINQAIAKEVANNTDVGRLVERWTDLRGDLTGLQLNYSEHIRISSKVVNVVNQALAEKVHLEERIPIGQAFDSAILSSFGPSIPLRFESAGAPQVEIGTRREDAGINMLLITVFVRITAEVMIYIPFDTEPEIVTTEMPISYILVKGDVPMYYFDANGNPLNGSSGAGALPPAVALPSLLPSAEEPAEEGAQAAATEAP, from the coding sequence TTGCCAAGACGCCGATTTCGGAGCCATGCACGAAAGCCGTTCAGCAAAAAATCGATCTTCGCCTTGACGATGCTCATCAGCTTCGTGCTAACGCTTCAATCGTTCCTATTTCTCGAGCACAACCTGAAGGAGCCGCTCATGAGCGTCGCCCGCATCCGCGTCAAGCAGGTCGCCGCGGACGCGATCAACCAGGCGATCGCGAAGGAAGTGGCGAACAACACCGACGTAGGGCGGCTCGTCGAGCGGTGGACCGATTTGAGAGGCGATTTGACCGGGCTGCAGCTTAACTATTCGGAGCATATCCGCATCTCGTCGAAGGTCGTCAACGTCGTCAATCAAGCGCTCGCGGAGAAGGTGCACCTCGAGGAGCGCATCCCGATCGGGCAGGCGTTCGACAGCGCCATCCTGTCGTCGTTCGGGCCGTCGATTCCGCTGCGATTCGAATCGGCGGGCGCGCCGCAGGTCGAGATCGGGACGCGGCGGGAGGACGCCGGCATCAACATGCTGCTGATTACCGTCTTCGTCCGCATTACGGCCGAGGTCATGATCTATATTCCGTTCGATACGGAGCCGGAAATCGTGACGACCGAAATGCCGATTTCGTACATTTTGGTCAAAGGCGACGTGCCGATGTATTATTTCGACGCGAACGGCAATCCGCTGAACGGCTCGTCCGGCGCGGGGGCGCTGCCGCCGGCCGTCGCGCTGCCGTCGCTGCTGCCTTCCGCCGAAGAGCCTGCCGAGGAGGGCGCTCAAGCGGCCGCGACGGAGGCGCCGTAG
- a CDS encoding M23 family metallopeptidase, whose protein sequence is MLIKSISWAVAAAVVLASAQPAAAAPAKTAAIITPAEKAREARQSMLDTFTERKALYDSISAVTGIPWHHLAAVDQYERTLSIAHPKTRPLRDGLIAIHFTEYQWVGFLNPNPEDTNLASIRLFNGIGRDGDGDGRADRRSDADVLYSMAEFLLQHGTSAADFDIAVWAYYQNDRSVKRIRQFAKIYAAFGTLDLHRHSFILPLGSDYSYRSTWGAARSYGGYRIHEGTDLFAHHGVPVRSAAYGIVEVMGWNRYGGWRVGIRDLNNVYHYYAHLSGFNKKFKEGDIVKPGDVIGWVGSSGYGKPGTQGKFPPHLHYGLYRDNGLTEWSFDPYPHLRKWEREERKRRAKK, encoded by the coding sequence ATGCTCATCAAATCCATCTCCTGGGCGGTGGCCGCGGCCGTCGTCCTCGCATCGGCGCAGCCGGCGGCCGCCGCGCCGGCGAAGACCGCGGCGATCATCACGCCCGCCGAAAAGGCCAGAGAAGCGCGTCAATCGATGCTCGACACGTTCACGGAGCGCAAAGCGCTGTACGACAGCATCAGCGCCGTCACCGGCATCCCTTGGCATCATTTGGCGGCCGTCGACCAGTACGAGCGCACGTTAAGCATCGCCCACCCGAAAACGAGACCGCTTCGGGACGGATTGATCGCGATCCATTTCACGGAATATCAGTGGGTGGGATTTCTCAATCCGAATCCGGAGGACACGAATCTCGCATCGATTCGGCTGTTCAACGGCATCGGACGCGACGGGGACGGCGACGGACGCGCCGATCGCCGCAGCGATGCGGACGTGCTCTACAGCATGGCGGAGTTCCTGCTCCAGCACGGCACGTCCGCGGCCGACTTCGACATCGCCGTGTGGGCGTACTACCAGAACGACCGCAGCGTCAAGCGGATCAGACAGTTCGCGAAAATTTACGCCGCCTTCGGCACCCTCGATTTGCATCGCCATTCGTTCATCCTGCCGCTCGGCTCCGATTATTCGTATCGCAGCACGTGGGGAGCTGCGCGCAGCTACGGCGGCTACCGCATCCACGAGGGGACGGATTTGTTCGCCCACCACGGCGTGCCGGTCCGAAGCGCGGCCTACGGCATCGTCGAAGTGATGGGCTGGAACCGGTATGGCGGCTGGCGGGTCGGCATTCGCGATTTGAACAACGTCTACCATTACTACGCGCATTTGTCGGGATTCAATAAGAAATTCAAGGAAGGCGACATCGTAAAGCCCGGCGACGTCATCGGCTGGGTCGGCAGCTCCGGATACGGCAAGCCCGGAACGCAGGGCAAGTTTCCGCCGCACCTGCATTACGGGCTGTATCGGGACAACGGTCTGACGGAGTGGTCGTTCGATCCGTATCCGCACTTGCGGAAATGGGAGCGCGAGGAGCGCAAGCGGCGCGCGAAGAAATAA
- the larC gene encoding nickel insertion protein: MFEEAHAHEHVDEDMVLLQANLDDMNPEWTTYVAELLFEAGANDVYWIPIVMKRGRPGVMLNVLTAKEAVPAMERIVFRETTTLGVRRIAAAVHRLGRRIVRVDTRWGPVAVKIGYADGEEVQYAPEYRECADIAARENVPLKAVYDEVRRAYADRKTTDRA; encoded by the coding sequence TTGTTCGAAGAGGCGCATGCCCACGAGCACGTGGACGAAGATATGGTGTTGCTGCAAGCGAATTTGGACGACATGAATCCGGAGTGGACGACCTATGTGGCCGAGCTGCTGTTCGAGGCCGGGGCGAACGACGTGTATTGGATCCCGATCGTGATGAAGCGGGGGAGGCCGGGCGTCATGCTGAACGTGCTGACGGCGAAAGAGGCGGTGCCGGCGATGGAGCGCATCGTCTTCCGAGAGACGACGACGCTCGGCGTCCGCCGCATCGCCGCCGCCGTGCACCGGCTCGGCCGGCGCATCGTGCGCGTCGACACGCGGTGGGGGCCGGTCGCGGTGAAGATCGGTTACGCGGACGGCGAGGAAGTGCAGTACGCGCCGGAATATCGGGAATGCGCCGACATCGCGGCGCGGGAGAACGTGCCGCTGAAGGCGGTATACGACGAAGTGCGACGCGCATATGCGGACAGGAAAACAACCGACCGGGCTTGA
- a CDS encoding vWA domain-containing protein: MKGKPLAAAGLAAAIACSALAGCSGSSGTNAQESTGVDSAPAARNEAAERPAKKSEAAGSTAAADVASSEPAPPAYGKSMPAPPNGEAYDDMYFDHAGTNPFIATEEDPLSTFAVDVDTGSYAIVRNYIEGGALPPEDAVRVEEFVNYFEPGYPAPKDQTFAIHADGGSSPFGEGYELLRIGIKGKEIEAADRPPANLTFVIDVSGSMDRDNRLGLVKQSLHLLVDSLEPSDQVAIVTYGSDARVALEPTSLEDKSAIEAAIDALAPSGSTNAEEGLSLGYQVAERQWSRDAINRVILCSDGVANVGETSAEGILDTIREYAGDQNITLTTVGFGMGNYNDTLMEQLANQGDGVYAYVDSFTEARRLFVENLAGTLQTIATEAKIQVEFDPEAVERYRLLGYENRDLRDEQFRDDGADAGEVGAGHAVTALYEVKLTGDDARDRLGTARLRYVDADTNRVEEWSAPLRTSGELSDELRFLAAVAEYAELLRGSYWAKDGSMDDVLELAEASARDERELQFVTMVKDTLALMR, translated from the coding sequence ATGAAAGGGAAACCGTTAGCCGCCGCCGGACTCGCCGCCGCCATCGCTTGCTCCGCGCTCGCCGGGTGCAGCGGATCGAGCGGCACGAACGCGCAGGAGTCGACCGGAGTAGACAGCGCCCCTGCCGCCCGGAACGAAGCCGCGGAGCGGCCGGCCAAAAAGTCGGAGGCTGCCGGAAGCACCGCCGCGGCCGACGTCGCCTCGTCCGAGCCGGCTCCGCCCGCGTACGGCAAATCGATGCCGGCGCCCCCGAACGGAGAGGCGTACGACGACATGTACTTCGACCATGCCGGAACGAATCCGTTCATTGCGACGGAGGAAGACCCGCTGTCCACGTTCGCCGTCGACGTCGACACGGGCTCGTACGCGATCGTCCGCAATTACATCGAAGGCGGCGCCCTTCCGCCCGAGGACGCCGTGCGCGTCGAAGAATTCGTCAATTATTTCGAGCCCGGTTACCCGGCGCCGAAAGACCAGACGTTCGCGATCCACGCCGACGGCGGCTCTTCGCCGTTCGGGGAAGGCTACGAGCTGCTCCGCATCGGCATCAAAGGCAAAGAAATCGAAGCAGCCGACCGGCCCCCCGCCAACCTCACGTTCGTCATCGACGTCTCCGGCTCGATGGACCGCGACAACCGGCTCGGCCTCGTAAAGCAAAGCTTGCACCTGCTCGTCGACAGTCTTGAGCCCAGCGACCAAGTCGCCATCGTCACCTATGGCAGCGACGCGCGCGTCGCGCTCGAGCCGACCTCGCTCGAGGACAAATCGGCGATCGAAGCCGCGATCGACGCCCTCGCTCCGAGCGGTTCGACGAACGCCGAAGAGGGACTGAGTCTCGGCTACCAAGTCGCCGAGCGCCAGTGGAGCCGGGATGCGATCAACCGCGTCATCCTCTGCTCCGACGGCGTCGCCAACGTCGGCGAAACGAGCGCGGAAGGCATCCTGGACACGATTCGGGAGTACGCCGGCGACCAGAACATTACGCTCACGACGGTCGGCTTCGGCATGGGCAACTACAACGACACGCTGATGGAGCAGCTCGCGAACCAAGGGGACGGCGTCTATGCGTACGTCGACTCGTTCACGGAGGCGCGCCGCCTGTTCGTCGAAAACCTCGCAGGCACGCTGCAGACGATCGCGACGGAGGCGAAAATCCAAGTGGAGTTCGATCCCGAAGCGGTCGAGCGGTACCGGCTGCTCGGCTACGAAAACCGGGATTTGCGCGACGAGCAGTTCCGCGACGACGGCGCGGACGCCGGCGAAGTCGGCGCGGGCCATGCGGTGACGGCGCTGTACGAGGTGAAGCTGACCGGGGATGACGCCCGCGACCGCCTCGGCACCGCGCGGCTCCGGTACGTCGATGCGGATACGAACCGAGTGGAGGAATGGTCCGCACCGCTGCGCACGAGCGGAGAGCTGAGCGACGAGCTCCGGTTCCTCGCCGCCGTCGCCGAATACGCCGAGCTGCTGCGCGGCAGCTACTGGGCGAAGGACGGCTCGATGGACGACGTCCTCGAGCTCGCGGAAGCGTCCGCTCGAGACGAGCGGGAGCTCCAATTCGTGACGATGGTGAAAGACACCTTGGCGCTGATGCGCTGA
- a CDS encoding FIMAH domain-containing protein encodes MNWSTRSSLVKKLSSLCLAAALTAASWASAPEPAAARVDKSFGAPIDLGAPIESVAIYNASFGKENGRDVMYTTTSGKPAMFHVVDLISKEVLGKYPLPGSDAVWTHLTMPDGTVYIGGSGGGGSLYAYSPAAKQVTTIGSIGESVAYGLSHDERGRVYFGTYPNAKVGRYDPATGVLEDLGTAAPGQSYVRDTAYLNGYLYAGIGIQGSLVKIDVETGVKETISLPTYDGAVQTADVYQLDAAGKYVVAGLGGGNRALLFYDTETQTWADRYFLDNKGIQLSQGLPGTNTAYFVQNNRLMEIDLSTLEATDTGVTYGTFLRNTAWIAVPNDPDLPGLSLATVTFGGAVAYLNLETKTAKSFTYPVSGNPIPIQTLEKGPDGKLYMSGYPGGRGAVYDPAANAMTMFPLGQAEGMGSLGNKLYLGVYSGAVLYELDVTQPLVEHVNPKLLYDIPEEDRPFAMVSGEEKLFVGTIPDYGVLGGALTVYDPRSGAEPTVYKNVVPNQSIVGLAVRGGKLYGSTTVHGGLGIDPTEPAAKLFVWDIAAGEKIAEFVPNIPGVTVQPRMIGALSFGPDGLLWGATDGTIFAVHPDTLEVVKSRNIYPTVANYGRWRPAYIRWGQDGLMYTTLAGKLTVIDPRDLDAVTLGTTPLMTLGDDGHIYYAEGTQLKKIEVGPGTGELPVLVDLPVPNGNFDEPLTADGSIPGWRSIFTITPNVSYGVSTERYASAPASLKLTDASINETVAMMSQSVPVVGGVEYAANLKLYLESGRTLAVLRFYDAAGKQIDETSLQIQTGHGAWQTLEMKKVAPPGAASAAVILFCSRSWMTTAYYDDVSLSYTVKVTPSGLLERIDEYAAAGELAHETAMQLRNAVSQALHHRDDGRMEQAAKHLQDAEKHLAGAKAGDASEAARAFLERAFAAFIEDWSL; translated from the coding sequence ATGAACTGGTCCACTCGCTCCTCCTTGGTCAAGAAGCTGTCGTCGCTCTGCCTCGCCGCCGCGCTAACCGCCGCCTCTTGGGCGTCCGCGCCCGAACCCGCAGCCGCGCGGGTCGACAAATCGTTCGGCGCCCCGATCGATCTCGGCGCCCCGATCGAAAGCGTCGCGATTTACAACGCCTCCTTCGGGAAAGAGAACGGCCGGGACGTCATGTACACGACGACGTCGGGGAAGCCCGCGATGTTCCACGTCGTCGACCTGATCAGCAAAGAAGTGCTGGGCAAATACCCGCTGCCCGGCTCCGACGCCGTATGGACGCACCTGACGATGCCCGACGGCACCGTGTACATCGGCGGCAGCGGAGGCGGAGGCAGCTTGTACGCTTACTCCCCCGCGGCGAAGCAGGTGACGACGATCGGCAGCATCGGGGAATCCGTCGCGTACGGGCTGTCCCACGACGAGCGAGGGCGCGTCTACTTCGGCACGTACCCGAACGCGAAGGTCGGCCGGTACGATCCTGCGACGGGCGTTCTCGAAGACCTCGGAACCGCGGCGCCGGGTCAAAGCTACGTCCGGGATACAGCGTATCTGAACGGCTATTTGTACGCCGGCATCGGCATCCAAGGCAGCCTTGTCAAAATCGACGTCGAAACCGGCGTTAAAGAAACGATCTCTCTGCCGACGTACGACGGCGCCGTCCAAACGGCGGACGTGTACCAGCTCGACGCGGCCGGCAAATATGTAGTCGCCGGTCTCGGCGGCGGCAACCGGGCGCTGCTGTTTTACGATACGGAAACGCAGACGTGGGCGGACCGCTATTTCCTCGATAACAAAGGGATTCAGCTGTCGCAAGGTTTGCCGGGGACGAACACCGCCTATTTCGTGCAAAACAACCGCCTTATGGAAATCGATCTCTCGACGCTGGAAGCGACGGACACCGGCGTGACGTACGGCACGTTCCTCCGCAACACGGCGTGGATCGCCGTGCCGAACGATCCCGATCTGCCGGGCCTCTCGCTCGCGACGGTGACGTTCGGCGGCGCGGTCGCGTATCTCAACCTGGAGACGAAAACGGCGAAATCATTCACATATCCCGTGTCGGGCAACCCGATTCCGATCCAAACGCTGGAAAAAGGTCCGGACGGCAAGCTCTATATGAGCGGCTACCCGGGCGGCCGCGGCGCCGTGTATGACCCTGCCGCGAATGCGATGACGATGTTCCCGCTTGGGCAAGCCGAAGGGATGGGTTCGCTCGGCAATAAGCTGTACCTAGGCGTGTACTCGGGCGCTGTGCTTTACGAGCTGGACGTGACGCAGCCGCTCGTCGAACACGTCAATCCGAAGCTGCTCTACGACATTCCGGAGGAAGACCGCCCGTTCGCGATGGTGTCGGGAGAAGAAAAGCTGTTCGTCGGCACGATTCCGGACTACGGCGTGCTCGGCGGCGCGCTGACGGTGTACGATCCTCGTTCGGGCGCCGAACCGACCGTGTATAAGAACGTCGTTCCGAACCAGTCCATCGTCGGGTTGGCGGTGCGCGGCGGCAAGCTGTACGGCTCCACCACGGTGCACGGCGGCCTCGGCATCGATCCGACGGAGCCCGCCGCCAAGCTGTTCGTATGGGACATCGCGGCGGGCGAGAAAATCGCGGAATTCGTCCCGAACATCCCGGGCGTCACCGTGCAGCCGCGAATGATCGGAGCCTTGAGCTTCGGCCCGGACGGCCTGCTGTGGGGCGCAACGGACGGCACGATTTTCGCCGTCCACCCCGACACGCTCGAGGTCGTGAAGAGCAGAAACATTTATCCGACGGTCGCGAACTACGGACGCTGGCGCCCCGCTTACATTCGCTGGGGTCAAGACGGGCTCATGTACACGACGCTGGCCGGCAAGCTCACCGTCATCGACCCGCGCGATCTTGACGCCGTCACGCTCGGCACGACGCCGCTCATGACGCTCGGCGACGACGGACATATTTACTACGCCGAAGGCACGCAGCTGAAGAAAATCGAAGTCGGTCCGGGCACCGGCGAGCTTCCCGTGCTGGTCGACCTCCCTGTCCCGAATGGAAACTTCGACGAACCGTTGACCGCGGACGGCTCCATTCCCGGCTGGCGGTCGATATTCACAATAACGCCTAATGTATCCTACGGCGTCAGCACCGAACGGTACGCGTCCGCCCCCGCCAGCCTCAAGCTGACCGACGCGTCGATAAACGAGACGGTCGCTATGATGTCGCAGTCCGTTCCGGTCGTCGGCGGCGTCGAATACGCGGCGAATCTGAAGTTGTATTTGGAAAGCGGGAGGACGCTGGCGGTCCTCCGGTTTTACGACGCGGCCGGCAAGCAAATCGACGAAACGTCGCTGCAAATCCAAACGGGACACGGCGCTTGGCAAACGCTCGAGATGAAGAAGGTCGCCCCGCCCGGCGCCGCATCGGCAGCCGTCATCCTCTTCTGCTCTAGATCCTGGATGACGACGGCGTATTACGACGACGTGTCGCTCAGCTATACGGTCAAAGTGACCCCGAGCGGGCTGCTCGAACGCATCGACGAATACGCGGCGGCCGGGGAGCTCGCCCATGAGACGGCGATGCAGCTGCGCAACGCGGTGTCGCAAGCGCTGCATCATCGGGATGACGGGCGCATGGAGCAGGCGGCGAAGCATCTGCAGGACGCCGAGAAGCATTTGGCGGGCGCCAAGGCGGGCGACGCCTCCGAAGCGGCCCGCGCGTTCCTCGAGCGAGCGTTCGCCGCTTTTATCGAAGACTGGTCTTTGTAA
- a CDS encoding LarC family nickel insertion protein, with amino-acid sequence MRILYFDCFSGMSGDMTLAALVDAGADRDYIERELKKLNVDGYTLSWRRVVKSGISALKADVLLAPPEPAAPKVQRELRVVQPSGGHTHDHDHGHSHAHDHDHGHTHHHHHHDHDHHDHDHGHDHDHGHGHHHHDHDHGHHHHDHAHGHDHHHGHGHHHRGYADIVKIIEDAGLSERATSLSKAIFAKIGAAEAKIHGIPMDTVHFHEVGAVDSIVDIVGVALAIDSLNPDRIMSAPVPLGAGTIRIDHGLYPVPAPATLEMMRGLPIVPSPHRVELTTPTGAGIVAALVDEFSPGLPPMIVEAVGYGAGTRDLPNQPNVLRTVLGFAEKRLHVWPLPQSADAVGGHRHHDHERHHSGQ; translated from the coding sequence ATGCGAATCTTATATTTCGATTGCTTCTCCGGCATGTCCGGCGACATGACGCTCGCCGCCTTGGTCGACGCGGGCGCGGACCGCGATTACATCGAGCGGGAGCTGAAGAAGCTGAACGTGGACGGCTACACGCTGTCGTGGCGCCGGGTCGTGAAGAGCGGCATCTCCGCGCTGAAAGCGGACGTGCTGCTCGCGCCGCCGGAGCCGGCCGCGCCGAAGGTGCAGCGGGAGCTGCGCGTCGTGCAGCCTTCCGGCGGCCACACGCACGATCATGATCACGGGCATTCCCATGCCCATGACCACGATCACGGCCATACGCACCATCACCACCACCATGATCACGATCACCATGATCACGATCATGGCCACGATCATGATCACGGGCACGGGCATCACCATCATGACCATGATCACGGACATCATCATCACGACCATGCGCACGGGCACGATCATCATCACGGTCACGGCCATCACCACCGCGGCTATGCCGACATCGTGAAGATCATCGAGGACGCGGGGCTCAGCGAGCGGGCGACATCGCTCAGCAAAGCCATATTCGCGAAAATCGGCGCGGCCGAAGCGAAAATTCACGGCATTCCGATGGATACGGTCCACTTCCACGAAGTCGGCGCGGTCGACTCGATCGTCGACATCGTCGGCGTCGCGCTCGCGATCGACAGCTTGAATCCGGACCGCATCATGTCGGCGCCGGTGCCGCTCGGCGCGGGCACGATTCGCATCGATCACGGGCTGTATCCGGTGCCGGCGCCGGCGACGCTCGAAATGATGCGCGGCCTGCCGATCGTGCCGTCGCCCCACCGCGTCGAACTGACGACGCCGACCGGAGCCGGCATCGTCGCCGCGCTCGTGGATGAGTTCAGCCCGGGGCTGCCGCCGATGATCGTCGAGGCGGTCGGCTACGGCGCCGGCACGCGCGACCTGCCGAACCAGCCGAACGTGCTTCGCACGGTGCTCGGCTTCGCGGAGAAGCGGCTGCACGTGTGGCCGCTGCCCCAATCGGCGGACGCGGTCGGCGGCCATCGCCACCACGACCACGAGCGTCATCACAGCGGACAATAA
- the larB gene encoding nickel pincer cofactor biosynthesis protein LarB — MNERLQNILERVANGSLAPADAEKAIAGAALGASVAELGFATLDTQREKRTGFPEVVFGEGKTAEQIAAIMKKLAETSDRVLATRVAPEKAAAASAALPGVTYHETARALTWFRKPILKVRDGYVAVVCAGTSDLPVAEEAAVTLECMGSHVERVYDVGVAGIHRLFARLDTIRGASVIVVVAGMEGALASVVGGLVDKPIIAVPTSVGYGANFGGLSALLTMLNSCAPGVSVVNIDNGFGAGYNAGIIHSHIAKR; from the coding sequence ATGAACGAACGCTTGCAGAACATCCTAGAACGGGTGGCGAACGGCTCGCTCGCGCCGGCCGACGCCGAGAAAGCGATCGCCGGCGCCGCCCTCGGCGCGTCCGTCGCCGAGCTCGGTTTCGCCACGCTCGACACCCAGCGCGAGAAGCGCACCGGCTTTCCCGAAGTCGTCTTCGGCGAAGGCAAGACGGCCGAGCAAATCGCCGCCATCATGAAGAAGCTCGCCGAAACGTCGGACCGGGTGCTCGCGACGCGCGTGGCGCCCGAGAAGGCGGCCGCCGCTTCGGCGGCGCTGCCAGGCGTCACGTACCACGAGACGGCCCGGGCGCTGACGTGGTTCCGCAAACCGATCCTGAAGGTGCGGGACGGCTACGTCGCCGTCGTCTGCGCCGGCACGTCCGATTTGCCCGTCGCCGAAGAGGCGGCGGTGACGCTCGAATGCATGGGCTCGCACGTCGAGCGCGTGTACGACGTCGGCGTCGCGGGCATTCACCGGTTGTTCGCGCGGCTCGATACGATTCGGGGCGCCTCGGTCATCGTCGTCGTCGCGGGCATGGAAGGCGCGCTCGCGAGCGTCGTCGGCGGCCTCGTCGACAAGCCCATCATCGCCGTGCCGACGAGCGTCGGCTACGGGGCCAATTTCGGCGGCTTGTCGGCGCTGCTCACGATGCTGAACTCGTGCGCGCCCGGCGTCTCCGTCGTCAACATCGACAACGGCTTCGGCGCTGGCTACAACGCCGGCATCATTCACTCACACATCGCGAAGAGGTAG
- the larE gene encoding ATP-dependent sacrificial sulfur transferase LarE → MDNSMTLEQKDRLLGDILRGMGRILVAFSGGVDSTFVLKRAHQELGDRCVAVTAASETFPSREFDAAVALAEQIGVQLIKTEVSELDNADFVANNPDRCYHCKTGLYSHLRRITAEQGYDYIVDGSNMDDLGDYRPGLQAKKEQGVRSPLQEAGLTKDDIRELSKRLGLPTWNKPSFACLSSRIPYGTRIEKHKIDQLDEAENFLMQLGLWQVRVRHHDQIARIEVMPHEMAKVVEHSAAIHEKMTSIGFKYVTMDLAGYRTGSMNETLSDDVRKKATAR, encoded by the coding sequence ATGGACAACAGCATGACTTTGGAACAGAAGGATCGTTTGTTAGGGGACATCTTGCGCGGCATGGGCCGCATTTTGGTAGCGTTCTCCGGCGGCGTGGACAGCACGTTCGTGCTCAAGCGCGCGCACCAGGAGCTCGGCGATCGCTGCGTGGCCGTGACCGCCGCGTCGGAAACGTTCCCGTCGAGGGAGTTCGACGCCGCCGTGGCGCTCGCGGAACAAATCGGCGTCCAGTTGATCAAAACCGAGGTATCGGAGCTCGATAACGCCGATTTCGTCGCGAACAATCCGGACCGCTGCTATCATTGCAAAACGGGTCTGTACTCGCATCTGCGGCGCATTACCGCCGAACAGGGCTACGACTATATTGTAGACGGTTCCAATATGGACGACCTGGGCGACTACCGCCCGGGGCTGCAAGCGAAAAAGGAGCAAGGCGTCCGCAGTCCGCTGCAAGAGGCAGGTCTCACCAAAGACGATATTCGGGAGCTGTCGAAGCGGCTCGGCCTGCCGACCTGGAACAAGCCGTCCTTCGCCTGCCTGTCGTCCCGCATCCCGTACGGCACTCGCATCGAGAAGCACAAAATCGATCAGCTCGACGAAGCGGAAAACTTCCTGATGCAGCTCGGCCTGTGGCAGGTGCGCGTCCGCCATCACGACCAGATCGCCCGCATCGAGGTGATGCCGCACGAGATGGCGAAAGTCGTGGAACACAGCGCGGCGATTCACGAAAAAATGACGTCGATCGGCTTTAAGTACGTTACGATGGACTTGGCCGGCTACCGCACGGGCAGCATGAACGAAACGCTCAGCGACGACGTCCGGAAGAAGGCAACCGCGCGATGA